TGCCGGTGCCCTTCATCATCATCTGGGCACCGAGCTGGGGCTGGATCGTCGCCGCCAATGCGCTGCTCGGCATCAACCAGGGGCTCGCCTGGTCGATGACCGTCATCATGAAGGTCGACCTCGTGGGGCCGAAGTCGCGCGGGCTTGCGGTCGGCCTCAACGAGTTCGCAGGCTACCTGGCCGTCGGGGTCACCGCCTTCCTCACCGGCTATCTGGCGAGCCGCTACGGGCTGCGCCCGGTGCCGATCTATCTCGGCGTCGGCTATGCGATCCTGGGCGCCGCGCTGTCGATCGTTTTGGTGCGCGACACGCGCGAGCATGTGCGGCTGGAACTGGCCAACCATCCGAAAGCCGCTTCGCCGCTCGGCTTCCGCGAGATCTTCATGCTGACCTCGTTTGGCGACCGCAACCTCTTCGCGGCCTCGCAGGCCGGCCTGGTCAACAATCTGAACGACGGCATGAGCTGGGGGCTGTTCCCGCTCTTCTTCGTCGCGAACGGGCTCGGCGTCGAGCGGATCGGCATCCTCAAGGCGGTCTATCCGGCGGTCTGGGGCGTCCTCCAGGTCGCAACCGGACCATTGAGCGACCGCTGGGGCCGCAAGGGCCTGATCGTCGCCGGCATGTGGCTGCAGGCGGTGGGGCTCCTGCTTACCGCCATGACGCGCGATTTCGGCTGGTGGCTGCTGGCGAGCCTGCTGCTCGGCCTCGGCACGGCGATGGTCTATCCGAGCCTGATCGCGGCGGTGTCGGACGCCTCGCATCCGTCCTGGCGGGCGCGCTCGCTCAGCGTCTACCGCTTCTGGCGCGACCTCGGCTACGCAATCGGAGCGCTGTCGGCGGGCCTCATCGCCGACTTCTTCGGTTTCGCCGCGGCGATCGCGGCGATCGCGGCGCTGACATTTCTCTCGGGCGCGATCGTGGCCGTGGCGATGCGGGAGACGGCGCGCTGACCCGGAGCGAGGCGACTGGTCGGCAGCGTCGCGTTTACGATATCCGAAGCTTCGTGCTGCCAGGGACGCGCCTGTCCGGTACTATGGCGCCGGGTGCCTTCTCGGGGTCGTTCATGAACAACTCGACGCGCATGCCGTGGGTCGACACGGCAAAAGGTCTTTCGATCATCCTAGTGGTGATGATGTATTCCGCCTACAATACCGGTGAATATACCGGCGGCGTCGGCTTCCTGCATTATGTCATCGGCTTCGCGACACCCTTCCGGATGCCCGAGTTTTTCCTGATTTCCGGGCTGTTCCTGTCGCAGGTGATCGAGCGGCCGTGGCGGCGCTATATCGACCGGCGCGTCGTCCATTATCTCTATTTCTACGTGCTGTGGGCGATCATCTCGATCGGGCTGAAGATCGGCATCTTCAGCCGCGATCCGGCCGGCATGCTGCATGACCTCGCAATGGCCGTCGTCCAGCCCTATGGCGTGCTGTGGTTCATCTACATGCTGGCGATGTTCGGCCTCGTCGCGCGCATCCTGCGCGAACTCGGCGCGCCGCACTGGATCGTCATTGCGGCCGCCGCGGTGCTGCAGATTTGGGCGCCGCATTCGGAGAGCTACGCGCTTACGCAATTCGCCGCCTATTTCGTGTTCTTCTATCTCGGCTTCGTCATGGCGCCGCTGGTGTTCCGGCTGGTCGCGTGGACGCAAGCGCGGCCGGCGATCACCGTCGCGGGCCTGGCCGCATGGGCGGTCGTCAACGGCCTGCTCGTCTATTCGCCGGGTTATGCCGTTCAGCCGGTCGGCATGCAGATGGGCCTGGCGGCATGGCCGCCGCTGCATCTTGCGCTCGCCGTCGCCGGCGCGGTGGCGCTCTGCGTCGCCGGCGGCTTCCTGTCGAAATTCGCCGCGATGGAATGGCTGCGCTGGCTCGGCGAGCATTCGCTGGTCGTCTATGTCGCCTTCACCATCCCGATGTCGATCTTCCGCGGCGCGGCGCTTGCGAGCGGCCTTCTGACCGACACCGGCTGGCTCAGCCTCGCGGTGCTGCTCGTTTCAGTGATCAGCCCGGTCATTCTCTATTTCATCGTCAAGCGCACCGGCTTCGGAAACTTCCTCTTCGAGCGGCCGGCCTGGGCGCATATCGACAGGCCGGTTGCCGGCCATATCTCGAACAAGGGGGTTGCGCGGCCGGCGCGCGAGGCGACCTGACGCCAGTTGGTTCGTCGGCAAGCCGCAGTCCTGCCGGCTATTTGCCGACAGTCGAGGGACGGCGCACGGCCTTGATCTTGCCGCTGCTGCCGCCACCGCAGAAGAAGCAGTCGCCACCGTCGGATTCCAACCCCGACACGCCGGAGGGCATCGCCACCTCCTGCAGCACGTCGCCCGTCTCGGGATCGATGCGCAAGAGGTCGCCCTCCTCGCCTTCCCAGGTGGCATGCCAGAGCTCGCCGTCGACCCAGGTGACGCCGGTGACGACGCGCTTCGATTCGATGGTGCGGATCACCTTGCCCGTCTCTGGATCGATCTGATGGATCTTGTGCGCCCTGTATTCGCCGACCCAGAGCGAACCTTCGGCCCAGGCCATGCCCGAGTCACCACCATTGCCGGGGGCCGGAATGGTGGCGACGACCTCGCCGGTTTTCGGGTCGACCTTGTGGATGCGGTCCTCGCCGATCTGGTAGAGGTGCTCGCCGTCGAAGGCGGTTCCCGCATGCGAGGCGACGTCGATCGATCGCACGATCGTGCCGCTGTCCGGATCAAGCGCCTTCAGCTTGTCGCCGGTGGCGAACCAGACATTCTTGCCGTCATAGGTGACGCCGTTGATGCGCTCGGCGTCCGGGAAGGGTCCATATTCCCGCAGGATCTCGGCGGCGGCTCGTTTCATTTTCGATCTCCATCTGAACAATGGCCGCAGACTAGTCGCTCGGCAGCGGACCCGGGAGTAACAAGACAGTCGGGAATCCGGTCATCGGCGGCGTCATCCAGCGGCGCGCCCTGCCGCGCCCGACCGCTCGCACCTTGTCCTGCGTGGAAAGCGCCTCCAGCGCGCGCTGCACGGTGCGCGGGCTGGCGCCAAGCGCGATCGCCAGCGCCGAGCTCGACCACGACTCGCCGTCGGCCAGGAAGGCGAGCACTGCCCCATGCTCCTCCTCGACAGGCGGAGCGAGCACCACGACTTCGCTGGCACTCATCGGCGTGAGCGTAAAACCGGCCGCCGTCGCGTTGATTTCAGCCAGCGCGCTGAGTTCAGCGCGCAGCCGTCCCATCTCGACCCGGAGCCGAGCGCGATGCGATTCGTCCGCGTGCCTGGCCCTGAAGGCGCGCCTCAGCAGCACCTCCCGCGGCGCATCTGCGGGCCACGCTTCGGCAAGCGTGCGCGCCAATGCAAACAGCACCGGCCGCGTCGCCAGCGGGACCGCCGTACCAGCCTGGCGCACGACATTGCGGCAGGCGTCGATGACGAGCGCGCCGGATGCGAGCAGCGCTTCGACCTCGTCGAGTTGGAGCGGCTTTTCCAAGCCCTTCGATATGAGCCGCGCGACGGGCGTGTTCAGCACCAGCGATGCGGTTTCGACCTCCGCCCTCAGCGCCGGGATGTTGGCTTCGTAGGCCGCAAGCGCCGCCCGGCCGAGCGCCGCGCGCGCAGCTTTCGTCCGCAAACGCCTGACCGCGATGCCCGCGGCCGCGAGCTCATGCGCGACGCGCGCGACCGGTGGCAGCGGCGCCGGATCGAAGCCGGCAAGCAGGCGCTCGGCCTCGTCGATACGGCCGATCAGGATCAGCCGACGCGCCTCGAGGCTTCCTGCATAGGCCGCATTCACGCGATCGCCATGCGATGCAAGCGTCGTCCTTGCGGTTCGCAACGCCTTCTCCGGCCAGCCGAGATCGCGCGAGACGAGCGCGATCTCGGCTTCGGCGACGACACAGCGGGCCCGCGCCACTGCCTCCTTCGGGCTGAAGGCGCGGGCCGCGCTCTTCAGCAGCGCCTTGGCCTTGGCGAAGTCGCCGAGTTGCGCCATCGCGATGCCGCGCAGCGCCAGCGCCGGCGCGTCGTCGCGCAGCGCGACGCGCTTCAAGGCGCCGAGCGGGTCACCCGCGGCAAGCGCGCGGCCGGCGGCATTGATCAGCGAGTCCATGCAATGCCCGTCTTAGGGTCCGCCGGATCAAATCGCGCCACACTTGTAACTCTCACCATCGCGCCGTCCGGCCCTATGTCTGTCCGCGTCACCCTCAACCAAACCGAAAGAATGAGCAATGACCCAGCAAATGCACACACCACCGGTCGTTTCGCCAGAGGCCTGGGAAGGCGCGTATGACGAGATGCTGGTGAAGGAAAAAGCCCTTACCCGCGCCCGCGACGCTTTAGCCGCCGAGCGCCGCCGCATGCCGTGGATGCTCGTCGTGAAGGATTATGTGTTCGAAGGCCCGAACGGCAAGGCAAGCCTGCTCGATCTTTTCGAAGGCCGCCGGCAGCTGATCATCTACCGCGCCTTCTTCGAGCCGGGCGTCTATGGCTGGCCGGAGCATGCCTGCCGCGGCTGCTCGCTCGGCGCCGACCAGGTCGGCAACCTTGCCCATCTCAACGCCCGCGACACCACGCTTGCCTATGCCTCGCGCGCGCCGCAGGCCGACATTCAGCGGCTGAAGCAGCGGATGGATTGGAAGATGCCCTGGTACACCATCACCGACAGCTGGGATAAGGATTTCGGCGTCGACGAATGGCACGGCCACAACGTCTTCATCCACGACGGCGACCGCATCTTCCGCACCTACTTCGTCAACAACCGCGGCGACGAGGCGTTCGGCACGGTGTGGAGCTATCTCGACGTCACCCCGCTCGGCCGCCAGGAGGTGTGGGAGGATTCGCCCAAGGGCTATCCGCAGACCCAGACCTACAAATGGTGGAACTGGCACGACAACTACGAAGCGGGCGCCGCCCCCGACCAGAGATGGGTCGAGGTGTCGGATGCCGGCGAAGCGGCGTTCCGCAATAAGGACGCCTGAACGTGACACGACTTCGGCGGCGCGAACCGCGCCGCCGAAGCCGATCCCCGCATCTCTCCGAATTTTGAAATCCCGACCGCTTCGGGAAGGTGAATATCATGAGCATCGACAATTCCGCCCCTCGCCCAACCGGCTTGAGCAGCTTCGGCCTTGCCGACTGGCTTTGCCTCGCCGCCGCGCCGACCTTCGCCATGATGGCGCTGCTGACCGCCGGCTATGACGGCCACGACATGATGTGCATGTCAGGCTCAGGCGCCTCGATCCTTAGCGGCATGGCGCCGATGTATCTGCTGATGGCCGGCTTCCATCTGACGCCATGGTTGAGGCTGATGGCAAGGCGCGGGTGAGATCTCCACTGAGCGCCACCTGGATTGCGCAGGCTGCGATATCAGGCGCTCGCCGGCTCATGGGACCTCGTCGCCATGTTCGACGTGCTCGAGCACGTTCCGAGCCTTCCTTTCCTTTCCCGCCTTCAGACCAGTCATCTGGCCGTCGCCGTCCCAATGGCGGACTACTCCGCCCAGGCGAGCTCGCCCAGATGGCGACGGACCAAGTTCATCTCTTCAGAAGCCGTGCGCCCAAAATGCCGCTTGAAGTCGCGGCTGAACTGAGCCGCGCTCGCATAGCCGACCGAAGCCGCGACATGAGCGATCCTGCCCGTGCGCGCGATCACCAGCCTTGCCTCATGCAGCCGCATCGCTTTCACGTACTGCATGGGGCTGCTTCCGGTCATCTCCTTGAAATGGACGTGGTAGGAAGGCACGCTCATGCCCGCTTCTCTCGCCAGATCGGCGACCGAGATTTCGCAGCTGTAGTTTTCCCGCAGCCATGCGAGGCTCCGCACGATCCTTCCCGACCGGCCCCTCTGCTGCAGGGCCGCGATCATTGCGCCGCCTTGCGGGCCAATAAGCACCCGGTAATGCAGCTCGCGCAGCAGGCTTGATCCAAGAACGGCGGTCTCGGCAGGGCTGCGAAGCGCCTTCAGCAGGCGCAGCAAGACGTCCTCGATGTCGGTGCCCATCCTGCTTGATACGAGACTTCGCGGCTTACCGCTTGCGGGAACGGAATGCGTCTCCAGCTGCGCTGCAATCTCGGCCGCCAGCCGCATGTCGAACTCGACATAGACCGCAAGCAACGGACGATCGGGGCTGGCCATCGACTCCATTCGAAACGGAACCGGCACCGACACCGCCAAATAGTGTTCTTCGTCATAGAGGTAGACCTCCTGTTCGAGGATGCCTCGCTTGCTTCCCTGCAGGACGAACACCGCGCCGGGTTCATAAAGCACCGGGACGTCATGAAGCACAGCCTCCGTCCGGAGCACCCGCACGCTCTCGAGTGCGGTGGCGTTGTATCCAATGCGTTCGGCGAGAGCTCCAGCCAGGTCGACCAGTTGCCGTCTTCGTCCGGCGTCCGTTCCAATAGGATTTGGCAAGTTATTCATAGGGATCGCGATCGAAGACACCATCGCCAAATACTATTTGCCAAGGCGCACTCCATCAACAAAGGACCGCAGACCATGGCGAAAAAGACCTTCTTCATCACCGGCGCCAATTCCGGCTTTGGCCTCGCCATCGCTTCCGCCGCCATCCAAACAGGCCATACGGTCATTGGCACCGTACGGTCCGAGACGTCGCGCGCGGCACTCGGCAGATCCCTGCCCGCGATCCGAACGGTCATGTGCGATGTCACGGAGTTCGACCGCGT
The window above is part of the Mesorhizobium sp. WSM4904 genome. Proteins encoded here:
- a CDS encoding MFS transporter codes for the protein MSAAAPAVALGLKANWKQFALLVLINAFVGGMVGIERTVVPLIGAEEFGVASTTLVTSFIVSFGVVKACANLVSGQLADRWGRKRVLILGWLFGLPVPFIIIWAPSWGWIVAANALLGINQGLAWSMTVIMKVDLVGPKSRGLAVGLNEFAGYLAVGVTAFLTGYLASRYGLRPVPIYLGVGYAILGAALSIVLVRDTREHVRLELANHPKAASPLGFREIFMLTSFGDRNLFAASQAGLVNNLNDGMSWGLFPLFFVANGLGVERIGILKAVYPAVWGVLQVATGPLSDRWGRKGLIVAGMWLQAVGLLLTAMTRDFGWWLLASLLLGLGTAMVYPSLIAAVSDASHPSWRARSLSVYRFWRDLGYAIGALSAGLIADFFGFAAAIAAIAALTFLSGAIVAVAMRETAR
- a CDS encoding helix-turn-helix domain-containing protein, yielding MDSLINAAGRALAAGDPLGALKRVALRDDAPALALRGIAMAQLGDFAKAKALLKSAARAFSPKEAVARARCVVAEAEIALVSRDLGWPEKALRTARTTLASHGDRVNAAYAGSLEARRLILIGRIDEAERLLAGFDPAPLPPVARVAHELAAAGIAVRRLRTKAARAALGRAALAAYEANIPALRAEVETASLVLNTPVARLISKGLEKPLQLDEVEALLASGALVIDACRNVVRQAGTAVPLATRPVLFALARTLAEAWPADAPREVLLRRAFRARHADESHRARLRVEMGRLRAELSALAEINATAAGFTLTPMSASEVVVLAPPVEEEHGAVLAFLADGESWSSSALAIALGASPRTVQRALEALSTQDKVRAVGRGRARRWMTPPMTGFPTVLLLPGPLPSD
- a CDS encoding acyltransferase family protein — protein: MNNSTRMPWVDTAKGLSIILVVMMYSAYNTGEYTGGVGFLHYVIGFATPFRMPEFFLISGLFLSQVIERPWRRYIDRRVVHYLYFYVLWAIISIGLKIGIFSRDPAGMLHDLAMAVVQPYGVLWFIYMLAMFGLVARILRELGAPHWIVIAAAAVLQIWAPHSESYALTQFAAYFVFFYLGFVMAPLVFRLVAWTQARPAITVAGLAAWAVVNGLLVYSPGYAVQPVGMQMGLAAWPPLHLALAVAGAVALCVAGGFLSKFAAMEWLRWLGEHSLVVYVAFTIPMSIFRGAALASGLLTDTGWLSLAVLLVSVISPVILYFIVKRTGFGNFLFERPAWAHIDRPVAGHISNKGVARPAREAT
- a CDS encoding AraC family transcriptional regulator; translation: MVSSIAIPMNNLPNPIGTDAGRRRQLVDLAGALAERIGYNATALESVRVLRTEAVLHDVPVLYEPGAVFVLQGSKRGILEQEVYLYDEEHYLAVSVPVPFRMESMASPDRPLLAVYVEFDMRLAAEIAAQLETHSVPASGKPRSLVSSRMGTDIEDVLLRLLKALRSPAETAVLGSSLLRELHYRVLIGPQGGAMIAALQQRGRSGRIVRSLAWLRENYSCEISVADLAREAGMSVPSYHVHFKEMTGSSPMQYVKAMRLHEARLVIARTGRIAHVAASVGYASAAQFSRDFKRHFGRTASEEMNLVRRHLGELAWAE
- a CDS encoding DUF899 family protein, whose translation is MTQQMHTPPVVSPEAWEGAYDEMLVKEKALTRARDALAAERRRMPWMLVVKDYVFEGPNGKASLLDLFEGRRQLIIYRAFFEPGVYGWPEHACRGCSLGADQVGNLAHLNARDTTLAYASRAPQADIQRLKQRMDWKMPWYTITDSWDKDFGVDEWHGHNVFIHDGDRIFRTYFVNNRGDEAFGTVWSYLDVTPLGRQEVWEDSPKGYPQTQTYKWWNWHDNYEAGAAPDQRWVEVSDAGEAAFRNKDA
- a CDS encoding DUF5074 domain-containing protein translates to MKRAAAEILREYGPFPDAERINGVTYDGKNVWFATGDKLKALDPDSGTIVRSIDVASHAGTAFDGEHLYQIGEDRIHKVDPKTGEVVATIPAPGNGGDSGMAWAEGSLWVGEYRAHKIHQIDPETGKVIRTIESKRVVTGVTWVDGELWHATWEGEEGDLLRIDPETGDVLQEVAMPSGVSGLESDGGDCFFCGGGSSGKIKAVRRPSTVGK